The Nitrososphaerota archaeon sequence TTCTATATTTAGGAAATATCACTTTAGAGAATTTTTTTAAAACAGTTATAGCCTTATCTGGAGAAACGTTTGTTTGTGAAAAATCAATTATAATAGCGCTTGCATTTAATTTAATATATGAATCTATATTTGATATCCATTCTGATGTTTTTTCGCCTACTCCATCTGGATAAGAAAGTGATGGAACTAAAAGAATTTTTCTTCTTCTTTTATAGCATTTCATTATTTTAATAATCTCATTAGTCATTTCTTTAAATTTTTCCAATGGTGTATCTGTTAAAAAGAGAAAACCACTTCCATATTTTACAGCAGCTTCAAGTATAATTTTTGAGGATCCGCCAAACCAAATTGGTGGATGGGGTTTTTGTATAGGTTTTGGCCAAAAAGGTGCATTATAAACTTTATAATATTTTCCATCATAAGTTACTTTATCTTCTTTCCAAAGTTTTAATATTATTTCTAATCCCTCTAACATTTTTGAAATTCTTTCTTTATGAGCTTCCCAATTAAAACCATAAGAAATAGCCTCATCTTTAAACCACCCTGCTCCTACGCCAAAATTAACTCGACCATTAGAAATTATATCCGCTGTTGTTATAATCTTTGCAAGTTTAGCTGGCATATAAAATGGTATTGGAGAAACGCGAGTTCCTACTCTAATTTTTTTCGTTTGTACCGCTATAGCAGTTAACAAAGTCCAAGCGTCAAGTTTATTTGGTTTTTTAGGATTTCCTCCTGTTTTTATGTATATTTTTTCTGGAAGATAAAAATGGTCGCCAACCCATAAAGAATTATAGCCTAATTTATCCGCAATGATAGAAATTTTTACAATATCAGAATAACTATATTTACTATGGGTTGGTAAATGGATGCCAAAACTTAGAAACAAAATATATTCCCCTCTATATTTTCATTAATATAATGATTTAATATTTTTGTTTAATAGTTTTTTCATTTAAGATATTTATCCTTTTACTTTAGAACCTTCTTTCATCCATACAATCCATGTTTTACCGCATTTTTTCATATTTATTTTTCCATGTAAAACAAGTTCAAGAAGCAATGTTTTTGCAGTAGCCCAACTAATATTAAATTTTTCAGAAATGCCACTTACACACACAGGTTCATTTTCTTCAATAAATTTTAAAACTTCATTAATATTAACAGATTTCTCATCACTCTTCATATTATTCTTCTAATAAATATTTCTCATCGTATTTATAAATTTTTCTAATTATTCTAACTATATTTCTATAGATATTTACAATTATGAAAATAATCTCATAAAGCTTAATGTAAAAAATAAAGTTAGTGTAGTTATCGAGAAAAATATTTAAAGAAGTATTTGTTAATGTATTAACAGAAATATTATGTCAAATATTTATAAAAAGCTCATAGAAGGCTTAGCAGAATCCGAAAATAATAAGGAGAAATACTATTATTATCTTAAAAGAATTGTTGAAGAAAATGCTAAAATTGTAGGAGATAAAATTATTGCAGATATATATTTTAAAGAATTGGCTGCTAAATACCCTCATGATGCTAATGCAATTCTTTTAAAAGAAAAACTTAGAACCTTAAGAAATGAATATGAACGCTTAAAAAAATATAATGGAGGACCTAATTTTAAAAAGGCTTTTTTAATTAAAAGAGAAATTGATAAATTAAAAATATTATTAAAAAAAGAAGAAACTCAAAGTTTTATAAAATCTTCTTCTAAATTAGAAAGTATATCTTCTTTCTTAAAAGAAAAAAGTATTAATGAAATTAAAGAAAATGTAGATTCTTTTAAAGATAAATTTTCAAATTTTTTAAATAAATTTAATAAAAATTTACCTCCAAGTATTAGTAATAAAGGACAATTAATAGATTCTCTTAATATTCGAAGATGGAGTAATGAAAATGTCTCACGTTATCTAATGAAAGGTCTTAAGAATGCTTCTATTCATCATAGAAGTTATAAGAAAGTTATGGAAAGATTAGAGAAAGCTAAGAAGGAACGCATATGGTGGATTTAAAAAAATTTCATTATTTCTAAAATTTAAATCAATAAAAGGAAATATTTTATTTTCTTAGTAAATCTTGAAAAACAAGTATTCGAACATTCATAGGTTTTTTTGTTATTTCTCCAACTCTACTTCCTACTAAATATACTTCTTCATCCATGTTTGAAGCTATATCAACAAGTCTTTGCGTAACAACTCCATCAAAAACAATATATTTAATATTTTTATAATTCTCGAGTTTTTTAGCTAATTCGCTTACAGGAACTTTTTCAATTATATTTGCTTCATTATCCATTAAATATGCGATTAAACTTCCCTCAACTTCTTTAGCAACTTCTAATACGCTACTTGGTAAATCATATTGCTTTCTTTCAATGATTAGACTTTTATATTTTTCCTCTTTTAGCAATTTTGCCTCCTCAAATGCATCTGCTATTTCTTTTCCAGTAAGCTCTTCTACCTCTTTTCCATACGGCGCTCTTACAATAATGTCTATTTTTACCCCCTCATTTAATAATTGCTTTAGTATTAGATCCCCTCCTCTATCACCATCAAGAAAAGCTATAACTCTCTTTTTAGTCTTAGCAATTTCTTTAACAGTTTCAGGTATTTTTACTCCTTCAACTGCTATAACATTTTTATATCCATGTCTTAAAAGATTTATAACATCTGCTCTACCTTCCACGATTATTAATTCTTCACACTCTTCAATTTCTGGACCTGCAGGAAGTTTTTCTGGCCCATATTCAACAATCTTAGCTTTTACAAGCGCCTCTTCAATCTCTTTTAAAACTTCATCTTCAATAGGTATTTTCTTCATTTCCCACTCATATAAAATTGCTTTCGCTCTTTCAACAATTTTCTTTCTTTTTTCAGCTCTTACATCATTTATCTTATCTATCTTAACTTTTGCTGAATACGGTCCAACTCTATCAACAATTTCAAGCATAGCTGCTATTAATGCTGTTGTGCTTCTTTCAAGACTAACTGGCACGTATATTTTCCCATGTGTTTTATTTCCTACCTTTTCTACTTCTACCTCTATCCTTCCTATTCTTCCTGTTCTTTGTAATTCCCTTAAATCGAATTCGGAACTAAATATGCCCTCTGTTTTCGGCGCATTACTTAGAGTAATGCTTGACCGAAGAGAGCTCCTACAATATCAGGCTTATCAACATTACCATCTACTTCTATACTCGCCTCTATAATATATTTAACTGTTGAAATTTGACTCATTTAACCACCTCCACTCATTTTTTAAATATGAATAAATATCTTCTATTTCATTTAAACCATACTTTTTAAATTCACTTATTTTTTTCCAATAATATAAATCAACTTTATACCCTTTTATTGAAAGTAAGTTATAAAGTTTTTTGCATATATTTCTTCCTTCTTGATCAAAATCTACTAATAAAATGAATTTTTTAGTAGTCCTTTCTTTATGTATAAATTCTAAGAGTTGTCTATATTCTAATATTTTCCCCTTAAAACCAAAACTTTTTAATGCTTCTCTATCTCTTTTTCCCTCTACTATTAAAATTGTTCCCTCTTCTTTATTCAAATCATCGATTATTTTCATTAAAGATTCTATTAATGCAAAATTATTCTTTTTAACTATATTTCTTAATTTCATTTTTTATACATCAATTTATTAAGTTCCTTTTTTTCAAAAATATATGTATATTTAAGTCTTTTAAATGTTTTCATCCTTTTTTTCTTTAATAATATTTAGTATTTCATTCTTATTCTTAAAATATTTCCTTACAGGCTCCAAAATTTTTATTAAACTTTCTGATACAGCCTTTTTAAGATCTAAAGGATGTAATTTCCCCCCCTCATATTCTTCTTTTAATTCTTTAAATGAATAAAATGTAATTCTTCCACCATACTTACTAGGCCTTTCAACTTCTAATTTTTGATAATAAGGAAAAATTATATAATTACAAATTTCTATTATTGGATTATTAATTACTTCTTTTGCTGGACAATATGCTTTCATAATTTTTTCCTCAATCACTTCTGGAGGATCATGAACTGCTATAAATGTTTCAGGTTTACTTGAAGACATTTTTTCTCCAGGTCCTGTTAAAGAAGTTAATATAGCTGTATGGAGACATACCGGTTTTTTATAACCTATTTCTGGTAAAAATTCTCTAGCAAGCATATGTATTTTTCTTTGATCCATTCCTCCATGAGCAATATCTACGTTTAAATAAGCAATATCAAGACATTGAAAAACTGGATAAACTATTTGTGAAACACGAGCATCTTCCATTTTTCTACCAACAATTGTCATACTTCTTTTTGCTCTAGCGATAGTTATACGTAAACTAAGCCTCATAAAATCTTCGATATATTTCCTATCTAATTCAAAATCTGATCCTTGAATAAATATTGTTTTTTGAGGATCTAAGCCGCACGCAATAAAACAATGCTGCGAGTATTCTTGCATTTTATGAATCCATTCTAAGGAACCTTTTCTATTCATAAAAGTATGTAAGTCAGGCCATAAAACTTTTACAATTAAACCAATTTTTTGCAAATCTATTTGTTTTTTAATAGCTATTAAATGACCTAAATGAATTGGTCCACTTGTTTCATACCCACAATATGTTATTGGATGCTCTTTTTCTTCTAAAATTTTTCGTAATTCTTCTTCATTTATAATCTCCACTGTAGGCGGGCTTTTTATAATCTTTATTTTTTCTTCTATATCCATAACTCTATTAAATGCAATAAAAATAGTAATTTAAAAAGCTTTGGGGGTACTTTTGTCGCTCGCCACGAACATTGTTTATCATTGAAAGAGTTTAAACTCTTTCTCTAAACAACTCTTGGATGGCGAGCAATTGTACCCCTTTTTTTATTTTAAATACGTTTAAAATAAAAATTTTTATTAATATTTTTCATAAAAAAAGAAATGAGTTAGAAAATGATTTATATAGATGATTTTTTTGAAGCTGGAAAAATAGCTAAAAAAATTAAAGAAGAGATTGGAAAAATAGTTAAAGAAGGTGAAAAATTAATTGAAATAGCCGAATATCTCGAGAATAGAATAAAAGATGAAGGTGGAATTCCAGCTTTTCCATGCAATATAGGTATAAATGAAGTCGCGGCCCATTATTCTCCTATTCCAAACGATTCTTCAGTTATACCCCCAAACTCGATTGTAAAAATAGATATTGGTGTACATGTAAATGGATGTATTGCCGATACTGCTTTAACAATTAGCTTAAATCCAGAATACGATCCTTTAGTTTCGACTGTTAATATTGCTTTAGAAGAGGCGTTAAAAATTATTAAAGCAGGAGTTTTTACATCATATATAGGTGAAGTTATTAGTTCAACTATTAAAAAATATGGTTTTAAGCCTATTTCAAATTTAACGGGTCACGAAATAGATAGATATAAACTTCATGCAGGAACATCGATCCCTAATGTACCCACAAGAGAAAAAAATATTTTTAAAGAAAATCATATATATGCTATAGAACCTTTTGCAACATTTTCTAAAGCTATTGGCGAAGTATTTTCTGGAAAAGAAATAACAATATATAAACTTAAAGAAAATTTTATTATTAAAGAAGAAAATTTTATTAAAAAAATTAAGGAAAAAGTAAATTCTTTACCTTATTCTCTTAGATGGTTTGAGTTATCAGATATTGAAATGAAAATTCATCAAAAACTTTTTAAAAAAGGTATGATATTAGGTTATCCTATTCTAATAGAAAAATCTGGCTATCCTGTAGCTCAAGCTGAGCATACAATTCTCGTTTTGAAAGATGGTTGTAAAATCCTTACTTAAAGCTTCCTAAAACAATAATTTTAATAATTTAAAACTAAGAAAGTTAAACTTTTTCTTCAATTTTCTTTTCTTCTACATATATACCAACGATGATCATAGTTCCGCCACATTTAGGGCATTTATCTGTTTCTTTAAAAATAAAATCATTTTCTTTAAAAATTCTAGTATTTCTTGAATTACATGAAGGACATTTTAAAACTGTTATTGGGAATGTTTCTTGTTTTTTCAAATTTTCTTTCCTTAAAAAGAATAATGGAAAAATTTTTAGCATTCTATTTTCACCATATTTTA is a genomic window containing:
- a CDS encoding tyrosine--tRNA ligase; the protein is MDIEEKIKIIKSPPTVEIINEEELRKILEEKEHPITYCGYETSGPIHLGHLIAIKKQIDLQKIGLIVKVLWPDLHTFMNRKGSLEWIHKMQEYSQHCFIACGLDPQKTIFIQGSDFELDRKYIEDFMRLSLRITIARAKRSMTIVGRKMEDARVSQIVYPVFQCLDIAYLNVDIAHGGMDQRKIHMLAREFLPEIGYKKPVCLHTAILTSLTGPGEKMSSSKPETFIAVHDPPEVIEEKIMKAYCPAKEVINNPIIEICNYIIFPYYQKLEVERPSKYGGRITFYSFKELKEEYEGGKLHPLDLKKAVSESLIKILEPVRKYFKNKNEILNIIKEKKDENI
- the map gene encoding type II methionyl aminopeptidase, which produces MIYIDDFFEAGKIAKKIKEEIGKIVKEGEKLIEIAEYLENRIKDEGGIPAFPCNIGINEVAAHYSPIPNDSSVIPPNSIVKIDIGVHVNGCIADTALTISLNPEYDPLVSTVNIALEEALKIIKAGVFTSYIGEVISSTIKKYGFKPISNLTGHEIDRYKLHAGTSIPNVPTREKNIFKENHIYAIEPFATFSKAIGEVFSGKEITIYKLKENFIIKEENFIKKIKEKVNSLPYSLRWFELSDIEMKIHQKLFKKGMILGYPILIEKSGYPVAQAEHTILVLKDGCKILT
- a CDS encoding LLM class flavin-dependent oxidoreductase; this translates as MFLSFGIHLPTHSKYSYSDIVKISIIADKLGYNSLWVGDHFYLPEKIYIKTGGNPKKPNKLDAWTLLTAIAVQTKKIRVGTRVSPIPFYMPAKLAKIITTADIISNGRVNFGVGAGWFKDEAISYGFNWEAHKERISKMLEGLEIILKLWKEDKVTYDGKYYKVYNAPFWPKPIQKPHPPIWFGGSSKIILEAAVKYGSGFLFLTDTPLEKFKEMTNEIIKIMKCYKRRRKILLVPSLSYPDGVGEKTSEWISNIDSYIKLNASAIIIDFSQTNVSPDKAITVLKKFSKVIFPKYRKLSG
- a CDS encoding zf-TFIIB domain-containing protein, which codes for MLKIFPLFFLRKENLKKQETFPITVLKCPSCNSRNTRIFKENDFIFKETDKCPKCGGTMIIVGIYVEEKKIEEKV